From a region of the Latilactobacillus sakei genome:
- a CDS encoding ribonuclease III, with protein MDAALVSELRARYGIEFNNLALLDEAFTHSSYVNEHRELGLRDNERLEFLGDAVMEITVSEYLYKKYPDWPEGKLTRLRAAIVCTKSFSSFSKEAHFDRYIRLGKGEEKNGARARATLLEDLFEAFNGALFLDQGRGAVVDFVSQVIFPKIEAGEFSDQTDYKTNLQEFLQQDGEIEIDYQLLAEVGPSHDRQFEVDVLVGDRVLGSGVGRNKKAAEQAAAKKALEQLKA; from the coding sequence TTGGATGCAGCACTAGTCAGCGAGCTTCGCGCCCGTTATGGTATTGAATTTAATAATTTAGCACTTTTGGACGAAGCGTTCACACATTCGTCTTACGTTAATGAACATCGCGAGTTAGGCTTGCGGGACAATGAACGGTTGGAATTTCTAGGCGATGCCGTTATGGAAATCACGGTCTCAGAATACCTCTACAAAAAGTATCCTGACTGGCCAGAAGGTAAGTTAACACGTTTACGAGCAGCAATCGTCTGCACGAAGAGTTTCAGTAGCTTTTCAAAAGAAGCCCACTTTGACCGTTACATCCGCTTAGGGAAAGGTGAAGAGAAAAATGGCGCCCGCGCTCGGGCAACACTTTTGGAAGATTTATTTGAAGCTTTCAACGGCGCTTTATTCTTAGACCAAGGTCGTGGCGCTGTTGTTGATTTTGTTTCACAAGTCATTTTCCCCAAGATTGAAGCCGGTGAATTCTCAGATCAAACAGATTACAAGACGAATTTACAAGAGTTTTTACAACAAGATGGTGAAATCGAAATTGACTATCAATTATTAGCAGAAGTTGGTCCGTCACATGACCGTCAATTTGAAGTGGATGTATTAGTTGGCGATCGAGTATTAGGCTCTGGTGTGGGTCGCAATAAGAAAGCTGCCGAACAAGCAGCAGCTAAAAAAGCGTTAGAACAACTTAAAGCATAA